The following coding sequences are from one Desulfosporosinus orientis DSM 765 window:
- the rseP gene encoding RIP metalloprotease RseP codes for MLTTLAIVFVFGSMVMIHEFGHYIVAKWIGVKVIEFSFGFGPKILGYQGKETLYAWRLIPLGGFVKLYGMDAEADEQGNAVIASKTDPRSFLNKPVWQRMAAIAAGPIMNFVLAIIMFVSVFAYLGIPTQSNVVGSLVKGKPAAISGIEPGDRIIAVNKELTPDWARLTEVIHSKPNQILSLTIERANDKQRQTISIKTEKDAQTGNGMIGIAPVEEVIYVHASILEATRVGIQRSVDFTKLIVVSLVQMITGKIPADVGGPIMIAQVIGEGAKEGFSNLLGLTGVLSIQLGLINLFPIPALDGSRLVFLLIEGLRGKPLNPEKENMIHLVGFVLLMGLMLAVTYKDIVRLFVKAG; via the coding sequence GTGTTAACGACACTCGCCATTGTTTTTGTTTTTGGAAGTATGGTAATGATTCATGAATTCGGACATTATATTGTGGCAAAATGGATTGGAGTCAAGGTTATAGAATTCAGTTTTGGTTTTGGTCCCAAAATTTTAGGTTATCAAGGGAAAGAAACATTATATGCTTGGCGCCTTATTCCTTTAGGAGGATTTGTCAAGCTTTACGGTATGGATGCGGAAGCGGATGAGCAAGGAAACGCTGTCATAGCGTCGAAAACAGATCCGAGAAGTTTTTTGAATAAGCCTGTTTGGCAGCGTATGGCTGCCATTGCCGCAGGACCGATTATGAATTTTGTATTGGCTATTATCATGTTTGTCAGCGTGTTTGCCTATCTTGGGATACCAACCCAAAGTAATGTGGTTGGCTCTTTAGTTAAGGGAAAACCAGCTGCCATTTCTGGAATTGAGCCAGGAGATAGGATAATCGCGGTGAACAAGGAGTTAACACCAGATTGGGCTCGTTTGACAGAAGTCATTCATTCTAAACCAAATCAAATTTTGAGTTTAACGATTGAACGAGCGAACGATAAGCAACGCCAAACCATATCTATTAAGACAGAAAAAGATGCTCAAACAGGGAATGGGATGATCGGAATAGCGCCAGTGGAAGAAGTCATTTATGTGCATGCGTCAATTCTTGAGGCAACCCGTGTGGGAATTCAACGTTCTGTAGATTTTACAAAGCTGATTGTAGTTTCTTTGGTGCAAATGATCACAGGAAAAATCCCCGCCGATGTAGGCGGACCGATTATGATTGCTCAGGTTATCGGCGAAGGGGCTAAGGAAGGATTTTCTAATTTACTTGGTCTGACAGGGGTTCTGAGCATTCAATTGGGCCTCATAAATTTGTTTCCTATTCCTGCCTTGGATGGAAGCAGATTGGTGTTTTTATTGATTGAAGGATTAAGAGGCAAACCACTGAATCCCGAGAAGGAAAATATGATTCATTTAGTAGGCTTTGTATTGCTTATGGGCTTAATGCTTGCCGTCACTTATAAAGACATAGTGCGCTTGTTTGTAAAAGCCGGTTAA
- a CDS encoding phosphatidate cytidylyltransferase yields the protein MLKRTLSALIGAPIFLGLVYLGGPYTAFLVAVLSLLALLEFLQIGKQIGLVTWPVLTVLVTILWLTSLFTEREEWMLSALLFWFVICLGRLALTYPNASLSEANFNLLAVVYSVVLLSHLYLLRQRPQGIEWTFLTIFLVWATDTGAYLIGRQFGRHLLAPHVSPKKTVEGSIGGLIFSMAVAVVWWRFMGGTSLLTYIILATVIGISGQIGDLFESALKRSAGVKDSGKLIPGHGGILDRFDSLIFALPLVYYGVILLS from the coding sequence ATGTTAAAAAGAACATTAAGTGCATTGATTGGTGCCCCAATATTTTTAGGTTTAGTCTATTTAGGGGGACCTTATACAGCTTTCTTGGTGGCTGTATTATCACTGCTGGCTTTGCTTGAATTTTTACAAATCGGTAAACAGATAGGACTAGTGACTTGGCCAGTCCTAACTGTTCTGGTAACCATCCTTTGGCTGACTAGTTTGTTCACAGAAAGGGAAGAATGGATGTTGTCAGCACTGCTTTTCTGGTTTGTGATTTGTCTTGGCCGGCTTGCTCTTACATATCCAAATGCATCCCTATCGGAGGCAAATTTTAATTTGTTGGCTGTTGTTTATTCAGTCGTTTTGCTTTCCCATCTCTATTTACTACGGCAACGTCCTCAAGGAATAGAGTGGACTTTCCTCACAATCTTTTTGGTATGGGCGACAGATACCGGTGCATATCTTATAGGGAGGCAATTTGGCCGGCATCTTTTGGCTCCTCATGTAAGCCCCAAGAAAACAGTGGAGGGTTCCATTGGCGGACTGATATTCAGTATGGCGGTAGCAGTCGTCTGGTGGCGGTTCATGGGCGGTACATCTTTGCTAACATACATAATACTGGCAACGGTGATAGGAATCAGCGGTCAGATTGGAGATCTGTTTGAATCAGCCTTAAAACGCAGTGCGGGGGTAAAAGATTCCGGCAAACTTATTCCAGGTCATGGCGGGATCTTAGATCGTTTTGATAGTCTTATCTTTGCGCTCCCATTAGTATACTATGGAGTGATATTACTGTCTTGA
- a CDS encoding amino acid ABC transporter ATP-binding protein, whose amino-acid sequence MITVNRLVKDFGYNRVIDGIDATVSTGEVVVLIGASGSGKSTFLRCLNGLETLTSGEILIESTPLERNSKSLKQIRRQVGMVFQQFNLFPHLTVLENIIEAPVHVLHQPKKQVIKVAQELLAKVGLSDKQNCYPGTLSGGQCQRVAIARALAMHPKIMLFDEPTSALDPELVGEVLTVMKQLAEDGMTMVVVTHEMGFAREVADRVIFIDEGKIVEEGPPAQIFGNPQEKRTQAFLGRLSH is encoded by the coding sequence ATGATTACAGTTAACAGGTTAGTTAAAGACTTTGGCTATAACCGGGTTATTGACGGCATTGATGCGACGGTGTCCACCGGCGAGGTTGTTGTGCTTATCGGAGCCAGCGGCTCAGGGAAAAGTACGTTTTTGCGCTGTTTAAACGGCTTAGAGACATTGACATCAGGAGAGATTTTGATCGAAAGTACCCCCTTAGAGAGAAATTCAAAAAGTCTCAAACAAATCCGTCGTCAGGTAGGAATGGTATTCCAGCAATTCAATCTCTTCCCCCATTTGACAGTCTTGGAAAATATCATTGAAGCTCCCGTTCACGTCCTCCATCAGCCAAAGAAGCAGGTTATTAAGGTTGCTCAAGAATTGCTTGCTAAGGTTGGTCTTTCCGATAAACAAAACTGTTATCCCGGCACGTTGTCAGGCGGGCAATGTCAACGAGTAGCCATTGCTCGAGCCTTAGCTATGCATCCCAAAATAATGCTCTTTGATGAGCCCACTTCAGCTCTTGATCCCGAGCTGGTGGGGGAAGTTCTTACCGTAATGAAGCAATTGGCAGAAGATGGCATGACCATGGTTGTTGTTACCCATGAAATGGGCTTTGCCCGGGAAGTAGCCGATCGAGTCATTTTTATTGATGAAGGGAAAATAGTCGAAGAAGGGCCGCCTGCCCAGATTTTTGGAAATCCTCAAGAAAAACGAACTCAGGCGTTTCTCGGAAGGTTAAGCCATTAA
- the ispG gene encoding flavodoxin-dependent (E)-4-hydroxy-3-methylbut-2-enyl-diphosphate synthase, with protein MLQRKLTKAVQVGSVTVGGGNPIVVQSMTNTDTRDIDSTLAQIHALAKVGCEIVRLAVLDEDAANALHQITIASPLPVIADIHFDYRLAIKAVEQGIHGLRLNPGNIGARWKVQEVVRAVREKELPIRIGVNAGSLEKELLEKYGGPTVEGMVESALGHIHLLEEEGYDKMKVSLKASSVPLMLEAYRRIHHLIDYPLHLGVTEAGTVRSGVVKSAIGIGTLLAEGIGDTLRVSLTGDPVREIPVALEILHVLGLRQRSVELISCPTCGRTQVDLADLAEKVEERLAELPPLDKPLKVAVMGCAVNGPGEAREADYGIAGGKGMGLLFRKGQIIARLPEAELLEALLREIEEYVLAHQIIIEE; from the coding sequence GTGTTACAGAGAAAGTTGACCAAAGCGGTGCAGGTTGGATCTGTAACCGTTGGAGGCGGGAATCCGATCGTCGTGCAATCCATGACGAACACGGATACTCGTGATATTGACAGTACACTTGCGCAAATTCACGCTTTGGCAAAAGTGGGCTGTGAAATTGTGAGATTAGCTGTTTTAGATGAAGATGCCGCCAATGCTCTTCATCAAATAACTATAGCGAGTCCGCTCCCCGTCATTGCCGATATTCATTTTGATTATCGTTTAGCCATCAAGGCAGTAGAACAAGGTATTCATGGACTGAGATTAAATCCCGGCAATATTGGCGCCCGTTGGAAAGTTCAAGAGGTTGTGCGTGCCGTCAGAGAAAAGGAGTTACCGATTCGAATTGGAGTCAATGCCGGTTCCTTGGAAAAGGAACTTTTAGAAAAGTACGGCGGGCCTACAGTTGAAGGGATGGTGGAAAGCGCTCTAGGACATATTCATCTGCTTGAAGAAGAGGGCTACGATAAAATGAAAGTTTCCCTGAAAGCCTCTTCCGTTCCTCTCATGCTGGAAGCTTATCGCAGAATCCATCACCTTATAGATTACCCCTTGCATTTAGGGGTAACTGAAGCGGGAACAGTCCGTTCAGGTGTTGTCAAATCGGCTATAGGTATTGGGACTCTTCTAGCTGAAGGAATTGGAGATACCTTGCGTGTGTCTCTTACCGGCGACCCAGTGCGGGAAATTCCCGTTGCCCTAGAAATATTGCATGTCCTTGGTTTACGGCAGCGCAGTGTAGAGTTAATCAGCTGTCCCACATGTGGCCGTACCCAGGTTGACTTAGCAGACTTGGCAGAAAAAGTGGAAGAACGGTTAGCTGAGCTGCCGCCCTTGGACAAGCCTTTAAAAGTCGCTGTCATGGGATGTGCGGTTAATGGACCTGGGGAAGCACGAGAAGCTGATTATGGGATTGCCGGAGGAAAAGGCATGGGGCTGTTATTTCGCAAAGGTCAAATTATTGCCCGCCTTCCAGAGGCGGAATTACTCGAAGCGCTTCTCCGGGAAATTGAGGAGTATGTATTGGCGCATCAGATAATTATTGAAGAGTAA
- a CDS encoding proline--tRNA ligase produces MLVSQLLNPTLREVPAEAEVISHQLMVRAGLIRKSASGLYTFLPLGLRVLRKIETIVREEMDAKGGQEVLMPIMQPAELWKESGRWDVYGAELFRLKDRHNREFCLGPTHEEIITDLVRGEIRSYKQLPMLLYQIQNKYRDERRPRFGLMRGREFIMKDLYSFDRDEAGLHESYQKMYDAYCRIFARCGLSFRPVEADAGAIGGTGGTHEFMVLADSGENSVVYCSGCDYAANTEKSECRPQAVEDESPQGQRKLVPTPGVKTIESLSEFLAVPKTALVKSLLYQGDDKIFLVLVRGDRTLNEIKLNNALGGFVSLQLASPELVKEILGCEPGSVGPVDTPAGLMVVADEEVPLMKRAVCGANQADHHYTDVVPSRDFRIDQVLDLRMVEPGEACLKCGAPLKEARGIEVGQVFKLGTKYSKALGANFLDENGVERSCVMGCYGVGVSRTMAAAIEQNNDEFGIIWPMPIAPYQVIIVPTSNKDALVVETADKLYQELQRLGVEVVLDDRDERAGVKFKDADLVGYPIRVTLGSKTLANGQVELKERKSGETHLINIEDLSHQVKEMVKKALKC; encoded by the coding sequence ATGCTTGTCAGTCAATTATTAAATCCGACACTCCGAGAGGTTCCAGCTGAAGCAGAAGTTATCAGCCATCAATTGATGGTGCGTGCCGGTCTGATTCGAAAATCAGCCTCTGGCTTATACACCTTTTTACCGTTGGGGCTGCGAGTGTTAAGAAAGATCGAAACCATTGTCCGGGAGGAAATGGACGCTAAAGGCGGGCAGGAAGTGTTAATGCCTATCATGCAGCCTGCTGAATTGTGGAAAGAGAGTGGGCGCTGGGATGTGTACGGTGCTGAGCTATTCCGATTAAAAGACCGCCATAATCGCGAATTCTGCTTAGGACCAACTCATGAAGAAATTATCACGGACCTTGTGCGGGGTGAAATCCGCTCTTATAAACAGTTGCCTATGCTTCTATACCAAATTCAAAATAAATACCGGGATGAGAGACGTCCTCGTTTTGGCTTAATGCGCGGACGTGAATTCATTATGAAAGATCTCTATTCTTTTGACCGTGATGAGGCTGGGCTGCATGAAAGTTACCAAAAAATGTACGATGCCTATTGCAGAATCTTTGCCCGTTGTGGTTTGAGTTTTCGCCCTGTAGAAGCGGATGCCGGAGCAATCGGCGGTACCGGCGGTACCCACGAGTTTATGGTACTCGCGGATTCAGGAGAGAATTCGGTGGTCTATTGCTCAGGGTGTGATTATGCGGCCAATACCGAAAAATCTGAGTGCCGGCCTCAAGCTGTTGAAGATGAATCTCCTCAAGGGCAGCGGAAGCTGGTGCCTACCCCCGGTGTCAAAACTATCGAGAGTCTAAGTGAATTTTTGGCAGTACCCAAGACTGCCTTAGTAAAATCTCTGCTTTATCAAGGGGATGACAAAATCTTCTTGGTCTTGGTACGCGGGGACCGTACCCTTAATGAAATTAAACTGAACAACGCTTTAGGCGGATTCGTTTCTCTTCAGCTGGCTTCACCTGAGTTAGTTAAGGAAATTTTAGGTTGTGAACCAGGTTCCGTGGGCCCGGTCGATACACCGGCAGGCCTAATGGTCGTGGCAGACGAAGAAGTCCCTTTAATGAAGAGGGCTGTATGTGGTGCAAATCAGGCAGACCACCATTACACCGATGTTGTTCCCAGCCGGGATTTCCGTATTGATCAAGTTCTCGACTTGCGAATGGTGGAACCAGGTGAAGCTTGTCTCAAATGTGGTGCTCCCCTTAAAGAGGCTAGAGGAATCGAAGTAGGACAGGTCTTTAAATTAGGGACTAAATACAGCAAAGCATTAGGAGCTAATTTCTTAGACGAAAACGGCGTGGAACGAAGCTGTGTCATGGGCTGTTATGGAGTTGGTGTAAGCAGAACCATGGCGGCTGCCATAGAGCAAAATAATGATGAGTTTGGAATTATTTGGCCTATGCCTATTGCTCCTTATCAGGTTATTATCGTGCCAACCAGTAACAAAGATGCTCTCGTTGTTGAAACAGCGGATAAACTTTATCAAGAGCTGCAACGGCTGGGAGTTGAAGTTGTCCTTGATGACCGGGATGAACGTGCCGGTGTGAAATTTAAAGACGCTGATTTGGTTGGATATCCCATAAGAGTGACCTTGGGCAGCAAAACCCTTGCTAATGGCCAGGTTGAACTGAAAGAGCGAAAATCCGGGGAAACTCATTTAATAAACATTGAAGACCTTTCTCATCAGGTTAAAGAAATGGTTAAGAAAGCTCTAAAGTGTTAG
- a CDS encoding alanine/glycine:cation symporter family protein: MEWFHNIVIWLNDYLWGPPMLILLFGTHLFLTFRTRFIQKHIIKAIKLSITKDKASEGDVSQFGALATALAATIGTGNIVGVSTAVALGGPGAVLWCWLTGVFGIATKYSEALLSVKYRVKTSDGTMLGGPMYALENGLGQKGLAVLFCIFTAIAAFGIGNTVQANSISTMVQETFNISSYITGGIMALLTGVVIIGGVKSIALVCEKLVPLMALFYVVGCIIILVLNSSHVIPAISLIVSSAFSPQAAGGGFIGASVMMAARYGIARGLFSNESGLGSAPIVAAAAQTRNPVRQALVSATGTFWDTVVVCAMTGVVVVSNIMSNPAATEGLKGAALTKAAFAQIPVVGPFVLTVGLLTFVFSTILGWSYYGERAIEYLFGKAAILPYRILWVFAVFLGSIMTLQLVWDMADAMNALMAIPNLISLLLLSGVIVAETKKYLWEDNLDEISKDPIPVIKK, encoded by the coding sequence ATGGAATGGTTTCACAACATCGTCATCTGGTTAAATGATTATCTCTGGGGTCCCCCAATGTTGATTCTTCTTTTCGGTACGCATTTATTTCTTACCTTCCGAACCAGGTTCATTCAAAAGCACATAATTAAGGCCATTAAGTTATCCATAACCAAGGACAAAGCCTCTGAAGGAGATGTAAGTCAATTTGGGGCTCTTGCGACGGCATTGGCAGCAACCATTGGGACCGGCAATATTGTTGGAGTTTCGACAGCAGTTGCTCTGGGCGGTCCTGGAGCTGTACTTTGGTGTTGGCTGACGGGCGTCTTTGGCATTGCAACTAAATACTCCGAGGCTTTATTATCTGTTAAATACCGTGTTAAGACTTCTGACGGCACCATGCTTGGCGGGCCGATGTATGCTTTAGAGAATGGTCTCGGTCAAAAAGGATTGGCGGTCTTATTTTGTATCTTTACAGCAATTGCTGCTTTTGGAATTGGCAACACAGTTCAAGCAAATTCAATTTCTACAATGGTCCAGGAGACTTTCAATATCTCCTCATATATTACCGGCGGTATTATGGCCCTCCTAACAGGGGTAGTTATTATCGGTGGGGTTAAATCTATAGCTTTAGTATGTGAGAAATTAGTACCACTCATGGCCTTATTTTATGTTGTTGGCTGTATCATTATCTTAGTTTTAAATTCTTCACATGTAATTCCGGCAATCAGTTTGATTGTTAGTTCCGCATTTTCTCCTCAGGCAGCCGGCGGCGGCTTTATTGGCGCATCTGTTATGATGGCTGCACGCTATGGTATAGCCCGGGGGTTGTTCTCCAACGAATCCGGGTTAGGATCTGCTCCTATTGTAGCTGCTGCCGCCCAAACCAGAAATCCTGTACGTCAGGCCCTTGTTTCTGCTACCGGAACTTTCTGGGATACAGTGGTAGTCTGTGCAATGACAGGAGTGGTTGTTGTGAGTAATATCATGAGCAACCCTGCAGCAACGGAAGGCTTAAAAGGTGCCGCCCTGACCAAGGCGGCTTTTGCCCAAATTCCGGTTGTCGGTCCCTTTGTATTAACCGTTGGTTTATTAACCTTTGTGTTCTCAACGATCCTGGGCTGGTCCTATTACGGAGAGAGAGCAATTGAGTACTTGTTTGGCAAAGCTGCCATCCTGCCTTACCGGATTCTTTGGGTTTTTGCAGTATTCCTGGGCTCTATTATGACGCTTCAGCTGGTTTGGGACATGGCAGATGCCATGAATGCCCTGATGGCCATACCAAACCTCATCTCTCTGCTCCTCTTAAGCGGAGTTATAGTAGCGGAAACGAAAAAGTACCTTTGGGAAGACAATTTGGATGAGATCTCCAAGGATCCAATACCGGTAATTAAAAAATAA
- the ytvI gene encoding sporulation integral membrane protein YtvI gives MSIQKHPLWSNINRLAIVTSLLILLKLFTYFFEKFLPVFGNVISELFSAFLPFIIALIIAFLLEPLLVRVMGTIRIRRSYAAVLTLLLAIAGVSLFIFLIVARLYTELSELAVKLPNYGYLVDLVTKQVDTAEKFVKVNPQIQDTLFTSTETIARTLQDWAKSGSTLLLSLLTALPRVFIVIVVSIVATLLISSSYPDVKRFIAKLFPGRFHVSAQAISADLGAAVVGYIRAQAILVSVTALSTIAGLLIMGNRYAVTLGVAAGLLDIVPIVGTGILFVPWIVGLFIMGLFGEGLKLLLMWIITVTVRQFLEPRIFAKGIGIHPLPTLISMYVGLHLIGGFGLILGPACVICYEAVRRVNVFGPPKD, from the coding sequence TTGAGTATACAGAAACACCCGCTATGGTCTAATATTAACCGGCTGGCCATTGTCACGAGTCTTTTAATCCTTCTTAAATTGTTCACGTATTTTTTTGAAAAATTTTTGCCTGTATTCGGTAATGTAATCAGTGAGTTGTTCAGTGCTTTTCTGCCCTTCATTATTGCTCTGATCATTGCCTTTTTGCTGGAACCCCTGCTTGTTCGGGTCATGGGAACCATAAGGATTCGCCGCTCATATGCAGCTGTGCTCACATTGCTTTTGGCGATTGCAGGAGTAAGCCTTTTTATATTTTTAATCGTGGCCCGTCTCTATACCGAATTGTCAGAGTTGGCTGTAAAACTCCCTAATTATGGATATTTGGTAGACCTGGTGACAAAGCAAGTTGATACTGCTGAAAAGTTTGTCAAGGTTAATCCTCAAATCCAAGACACGCTGTTCACATCTACGGAAACTATTGCTCGTACTCTTCAGGATTGGGCAAAATCCGGCAGTACCTTATTGCTTTCATTACTGACCGCTTTGCCGCGAGTTTTTATTGTTATTGTAGTTTCTATTGTAGCTACTTTGTTGATAAGCTCAAGCTATCCTGATGTGAAACGATTTATAGCTAAGTTGTTTCCCGGACGTTTCCACGTAAGTGCACAAGCAATTAGTGCGGACTTGGGCGCTGCTGTAGTGGGATATATACGGGCACAGGCTATTTTAGTCTCTGTGACGGCTCTTTCGACCATTGCCGGACTGTTAATTATGGGCAACCGTTATGCTGTTACTTTAGGGGTGGCTGCCGGACTTTTGGACATTGTTCCAATTGTCGGAACAGGGATTCTCTTTGTCCCTTGGATTGTGGGACTGTTCATTATGGGCTTATTTGGAGAAGGCTTAAAGCTGCTGTTGATGTGGATTATTACGGTGACAGTTCGACAGTTTTTAGAACCCAGGATATTTGCCAAGGGAATTGGGATTCACCCATTGCCTACACTTATATCTATGTATGTAGGGCTCCATCTGATTGGAGGGTTTGGTCTGATTCTGGGACCTGCCTGTGTCATTTGCTATGAAGCAGTACGGAGAGTCAATGTTTTCGGACCGCCTAAAGATTAA
- a CDS encoding 1-deoxy-D-xylulose-5-phosphate reductoisomerase, translated as MKTLTLLGSTGSIGRQTLDVVRHAEGCLKIHALGAGKNVRLMEEQARLFRPAVAVMMDETAARELRERLKDLPIKVDQGMEGIINSVTAEEVDTVVTALSGRVGLEPTLEAIKAGKTIALANKETLVAGGDLVMSSAQAMNCKILPVDSEHSAIFQCLEENPETIERIILTASGGPFFGWSKERLESVTLENALRHPNWEMGAKITIDSSTMMNKGLEVIEAHHLFNVAYDGIEVLIHPQSVVHSMVEYYDGSVLAQLGRPDMRLPIQYALSYPTRWKNPFERLDLRGKTLTFHEPDFEAFPALALAYQAGRRGGTLPAAMNAANEVAVSAFLQRKVSYLGIIDIVGEVCAEHKVLDSMDLDSILDADSWARHRAEELILT; from the coding sequence TTGAAAACTCTCACTCTATTAGGATCAACAGGGTCCATTGGACGTCAAACACTGGATGTTGTACGTCACGCTGAAGGCTGCCTTAAAATCCATGCCTTGGGGGCAGGGAAAAATGTTCGGCTAATGGAAGAACAGGCGCGTTTGTTTCGCCCGGCGGTCGCTGTGATGATGGACGAGACTGCTGCCCGTGAGCTACGGGAGCGGTTGAAGGATCTGCCCATTAAGGTAGACCAAGGTATGGAAGGTATTATTAATTCTGTAACTGCTGAAGAGGTGGATACGGTTGTTACTGCCTTGTCAGGCAGAGTAGGACTTGAGCCCACTCTTGAGGCCATTAAAGCCGGAAAAACTATCGCATTGGCTAATAAAGAAACCTTGGTGGCCGGCGGAGATTTAGTCATGTCTTCGGCCCAAGCCATGAATTGCAAAATACTCCCCGTTGACAGTGAACACTCGGCCATTTTTCAGTGTTTGGAAGAGAACCCGGAAACAATTGAGCGTATTATTTTAACAGCATCCGGGGGTCCTTTTTTCGGCTGGAGTAAGGAAAGGTTAGAAAGTGTTACCCTAGAAAATGCTCTCCGTCATCCTAATTGGGAGATGGGCGCGAAAATTACTATTGATTCTTCGACGATGATGAATAAAGGTCTTGAAGTCATTGAAGCGCATCATTTATTTAATGTGGCGTATGATGGGATAGAGGTTCTTATTCATCCCCAAAGTGTCGTACACTCTATGGTGGAATATTATGATGGCTCAGTCTTGGCTCAGTTAGGCAGACCGGATATGCGCTTGCCCATTCAATATGCCTTAAGTTACCCGACACGCTGGAAGAATCCTTTTGAGCGTCTGGACCTCAGAGGAAAAACCTTAACCTTTCATGAACCTGATTTTGAGGCTTTTCCAGCCCTAGCCTTAGCCTATCAAGCTGGAAGACGAGGAGGAACCCTGCCGGCGGCGATGAATGCTGCCAATGAAGTAGCAGTCTCAGCATTTCTGCAAAGAAAAGTTTCTTATTTGGGCATAATAGATATTGTTGGAGAAGTATGTGCTGAACATAAGGTTTTAGACAGCATGGATTTGGACAGCATACTCGATGCAGACAGTTGGGCACGTCACCGGGCCGAAGAGCTTATATTAACTTAA
- a CDS encoding amino acid ABC transporter permease has protein sequence MDLDFSIIVKYLPFLLQGAALTIELAVLGIAFGIIIGLIAAILKISHTPLKYIAHFYIWLIRGTPLLVQLFLIYFGLPQLGITLNAFASSILGLGINSGAYIAEVFRGGIEAIPKGQTEASLSLGMGKFLTMRRIIFPQALRISIPSLGNQFIISLKDSSLCSVITMSELLQTSQRFASVTFGSLEFYTTAALLYLLMTTVISAALRSLEWRLSKENRTRAC, from the coding sequence CGTTCTTATTACAAGGGGCAGCCCTAACCATAGAATTGGCCGTCTTAGGGATAGCATTCGGTATCATTATTGGTCTGATTGCAGCGATCCTAAAAATATCCCACACTCCTCTGAAGTATATTGCTCATTTTTACATTTGGCTGATTAGGGGAACCCCTTTGCTTGTTCAGTTATTTCTCATCTATTTTGGTCTCCCACAGCTGGGCATCACACTCAATGCTTTTGCCTCTTCTATTCTGGGATTGGGAATTAACAGCGGTGCTTATATCGCTGAGGTCTTTCGGGGGGGCATTGAAGCAATTCCCAAAGGACAAACGGAAGCTTCTCTGTCTCTTGGCATGGGAAAGTTTTTGACGATGCGCAGAATTATCTTTCCCCAGGCCTTGCGCATTTCTATTCCGTCATTAGGCAATCAATTTATCATCTCCTTGAAAGATTCTTCTCTTTGTTCCGTCATCACCATGTCGGAACTCCTCCAAACTTCCCAACGCTTTGCCAGTGTGACATTTGGTTCTTTGGAATTCTATACCACTGCAGCTCTCTTATATTTACTAATGACAACGGTAATATCCGCTGCTTTACGCAGCCTTGAATGGCGTTTATCGAAAGAAAATCGGACAAGGGCGTGTTGA
- a CDS encoding isoprenyl transferase: MWLKAWKQKKMDLLDQIVPERLPRHIAIIMDGNGRWAKKRALPRSMGHRAGVEALRKVVKTCSNLGIKVLTVYAFSTENWSRPKDEVGFLMTLLTEYLRKELQELHENDVVIRAIGGLQDLPKEAQRELNNSIERTQNNTGLILNIALNYGGRYEIINAVKKISGDVLSGKQQIDAIDEECFSNALFTRGLPDPDLMIRTSGEMRLSNFLLWQLAYTEIVVIDELWPDFGEKALLDAIIAFQKRDRRFGGIHTD, encoded by the coding sequence ATGTGGCTCAAGGCCTGGAAACAAAAAAAGATGGATTTGCTGGATCAAATTGTGCCGGAACGACTTCCTCGCCATATCGCCATTATCATGGATGGGAATGGTCGGTGGGCTAAAAAGCGTGCCTTGCCTCGTTCTATGGGACATCGGGCAGGAGTCGAGGCCTTACGGAAAGTGGTCAAGACTTGTTCAAATTTAGGAATTAAGGTATTGACAGTCTATGCATTTTCTACAGAAAATTGGAGCCGGCCCAAAGATGAAGTAGGGTTTCTCATGACGTTGCTTACAGAATACTTGAGAAAAGAGCTTCAGGAACTTCATGAGAATGATGTGGTCATACGGGCCATTGGCGGGCTTCAAGATCTGCCTAAAGAGGCTCAGCGAGAGTTAAACAACTCCATTGAACGTACTCAGAATAATACGGGACTTATTCTTAACATTGCATTAAATTATGGCGGCCGCTATGAGATTATTAATGCTGTTAAGAAAATAAGCGGGGATGTTTTGAGTGGAAAACAACAAATTGATGCGATTGATGAAGAATGCTTTAGTAATGCGCTTTTTACGCGGGGGTTGCCGGATCCTGATTTAATGATTCGGACTTCTGGTGAAATGAGGTTAAGCAACTTTTTGCTTTGGCAGCTGGCCTATACGGAAATTGTAGTTATTGATGAGCTTTGGCCGGACTTTGGGGAAAAAGCACTGCTTGATGCGATTATTGCGTTCCAGAAGAGGGATCGTCGATTTGGTGGAATACATACAGATTGA